One Longimicrobiales bacterium genomic window carries:
- the thrB gene encoding homoserine kinase, which produces MTPDALHAAAVRVPCSTSNLGAGFDCIGLALERWLDARYLPDDEPLRIERGGTLRSISGENDDDILLRAFRAGLGARGIESATGLIRATSDIPIARGLGSSGAATVAGLVLAAAALGRALDRPAELERAYELEHHPDNAAPSLYGGLVAVARGNGVLRAMPLPLADEVTFAFAAPDAEVSTRVAREALPTVVPHDVAARGLGRVAALVQGFASGDPELLRIGFEDELHVPHRLKLIPHAAQAMDAARTAGALAVTISGSGSGLIAVASRERAAAVAEAMADTFGGGVAFTSDADRRGVVALEQ; this is translated from the coding sequence TGCAGCACCTCCAATCTCGGCGCCGGCTTCGACTGCATCGGCCTCGCCCTCGAGCGCTGGCTGGACGCCCGCTACCTGCCCGACGACGAGCCACTGCGCATCGAACGCGGCGGCACGCTCCGCTCGATCTCCGGCGAGAACGACGACGACATCCTGCTGCGCGCATTTCGCGCTGGCCTCGGTGCGCGCGGCATCGAGTCGGCAACGGGCCTGATCCGGGCAACGTCGGACATTCCAATTGCGCGTGGCCTGGGCTCCTCCGGCGCCGCCACGGTCGCGGGGCTCGTCCTCGCAGCCGCCGCGCTGGGTCGCGCGCTCGACCGGCCCGCGGAGCTGGAGCGCGCATACGAGCTCGAGCATCATCCGGACAACGCGGCGCCATCGCTGTATGGCGGGCTCGTGGCAGTGGCGCGCGGCAATGGTGTCCTGCGCGCGATGCCGCTGCCCCTCGCCGACGAGGTCACGTTTGCCTTCGCGGCCCCCGACGCCGAGGTATCGACACGCGTCGCCCGCGAGGCACTGCCGACGGTGGTGCCGCACGACGTCGCCGCGCGCGGGCTCGGGCGCGTTGCCGCACTGGTCCAGGGGTTCGCGTCAGGTGACCCGGAGCTGCTGCGCATCGGCTTCGAGGACGAGCTGCACGTGCCGCATCGGCTGAAGCTGATCCCGCACGCTGCGCAGGCCATGGACGCGGCCCGGACAGCGGGTGCACTGGCGGTCACCATCTCGGGCAGCGGGTCGGGCCTGATTGCCGTCGCCTCGCGCGAGCGCGCCGCAGCCGTGGCCGAGGCGATGGCGGATACGTTCGGCGGCGGTGTCGCGTTCACGAGCGACGCGGACCGCCGCGGCGTCGTCGCGCTCGAGCAATGA